One region of Nitrospinaceae bacterium genomic DNA includes:
- a CDS encoding secretion system protein, with protein sequence MAVYSYKATDQKGKFVEGNIDAPDYQVAVKLIQKLNYFPVQVSEAKTRKFGSREISLPGADFFNKISQKEVLALTQQLSTLVGSGITLDSSLSSLAKLTENPKVRLILSAVQKRVHSGGSFAEALSEHPQAFSKLYVNMVRAGEEGGVLTSCLDRLAQYMEKSENLKNNIRSAMVYPAVLTIVGGSAVVLLITVVIPRFSKIFDDMGTALPLPTKIMLGLSSGVQSYWWLITILSIMAAAGFFYYVKTEGGKFQWDSLILRLPLFGALVRKIEVSRFSLTLSTLLRSGVPVLHALGIVKSILSNSVIVAAMNPLLTSLKNGKGLSGSLEQSGVFPAMAVHMITVGETSGNLDEMLAKVSETYDREVETALKQIISLIEPMMILLMAVIIGFIVISMLMAIFSVNEIAF encoded by the coding sequence ATGGCTGTCTATTCTTACAAAGCAACTGATCAAAAAGGGAAATTCGTTGAAGGAAACATCGACGCCCCCGATTATCAGGTCGCGGTCAAACTGATCCAGAAACTAAACTATTTCCCGGTTCAGGTTTCAGAAGCCAAAACCAGAAAATTCGGTTCCAGGGAAATCAGCCTTCCCGGCGCCGACTTTTTTAACAAAATTTCGCAAAAAGAGGTTCTCGCCCTGACCCAGCAGTTGTCCACACTGGTGGGCTCCGGAATCACTCTGGACAGCAGTTTGTCGAGCCTTGCCAAATTGACGGAAAACCCCAAGGTCCGGCTGATATTGTCCGCGGTTCAAAAACGGGTGCATAGCGGAGGGTCTTTCGCCGAAGCTTTGTCGGAACATCCGCAGGCGTTTTCAAAATTGTATGTGAATATGGTCCGCGCCGGAGAAGAAGGCGGCGTCCTGACATCCTGCCTGGATCGCTTAGCGCAATACATGGAAAAATCGGAAAATCTGAAAAATAACATCCGTTCGGCCATGGTTTACCCGGCGGTTTTAACGATTGTTGGTGGGTCGGCGGTGGTCCTTTTGATCACCGTGGTCATTCCCAGATTCTCGAAAATTTTTGACGACATGGGAACCGCTCTGCCTTTACCCACTAAAATCATGCTGGGCTTAAGCTCTGGAGTGCAGAGTTACTGGTGGCTGATAACGATCCTTTCTATAATGGCCGCGGCAGGTTTCTTTTATTATGTAAAAACAGAAGGCGGTAAATTCCAGTGGGACTCCTTGATACTCAGGCTGCCGCTGTTCGGGGCTCTGGTCCGAAAAATTGAAGTCTCACGATTCAGCCTGACCCTGTCCACATTACTGAGAAGCGGAGTTCCCGTCCTGCATGCTTTGGGAATCGTAAAATCCATACTGAGTAACAGCGTCATCGTAGCGGCCATGAACCCTCTCTTGACCAGCTTAAAGAATGGGAAAGGGTTGTCCGGTTCGCTTGAGCAGTCCGGGGTCTTTCCAGCCATGGCCGTGCATATGATCACGGTGGGCGAAACATCGGGAAATTTAGACGAAATGCTGGCTAAAGTTTCCGAGACCTACGATCGGGAAGTGGAAACGGCTCTCAAGCAAATCATCTCTTTGATCGAACCCATGATGATCTTGCTGATGGCAGTGATCATCGGTTTCATTGTCATATCCATGTTGATGGCAATTTTCAGCGTCAATGAAATTGCATTCTAA
- the gspG gene encoding type II secretion system protein GspG — protein MNKKPSFNPNVFRNAKGFTLIELMVVMVIIALLAALVAPKFFGQADKARQQDAQAQIELLGQALDLYRLENHKYPTTDEGLAAIKTYLKKKVPKDPWGNEYVYTSPGQHGEYDLVSYGADKAEGGEKNNKDIVSWENFE, from the coding sequence ATGAATAAAAAACCCTCATTCAACCCAAATGTTTTTCGTAACGCGAAAGGTTTTACTCTGATCGAACTCATGGTGGTCATGGTGATCATAGCCCTTTTAGCGGCTTTAGTTGCGCCCAAGTTTTTTGGCCAGGCCGATAAAGCCCGGCAACAGGATGCCCAGGCGCAAATCGAACTGCTGGGTCAGGCTCTCGATTTATACCGGCTGGAAAATCATAAGTACCCGACCACGGATGAGGGGTTGGCGGCTATAAAAACCTATCTCAAAAAGAAGGTGCCAAAAGATCCCTGGGGCAATGAATACGTCTACACTTCACCGGGACAGCATGGCGAATACGATCTGGTTTCCTATGGCGCCGACAAAGCCGAAGGCGGAGAAAAAAATAACAAGGACATCGTCAGTTGGGAAAACTTTGAATAA